The following coding sequences lie in one Panicum virgatum strain AP13 chromosome 6N, P.virgatum_v5, whole genome shotgun sequence genomic window:
- the LOC120678413 gene encoding uncharacterized protein LOC120678413 — protein sequence MVLPVAAPPFPPLRLPPSLLPPLCLPPSVLPAVATLALRRRRRSLSRYPDPDPTRGAARREGLEVRGRVSAGHGAAAPAHRAERPAAAVCLGRPRWAVSHHLRRGGGKVNCEAVARESMPAGLLDVLREAKRNAPILPQVGRHPLAGLLAPVLCPHCHSSPGSSAPHRVSDPASALLALAFLSAAATVAPLPLLPADAAAITARLLLEFPTSEDVPRRKKGKREEANNGGIRDVVRSFKEEQVEELERMKVAFRSRPVRNAAARQVRSLMDFLKASEDEVIVSDCGLQDLSIKPFLDSLIS from the exons ATGGTGCTCCCCGTCGCCGCCCCTCCCTTTCCCCCTCTCCGCCTACCTCCGTCGCTCCTCCCCCCTCTTTGCCTGCCTCCGTCGGTCCTCCCCGCCGTCGCTACTCTTgctcttcgccgccgccgccgctcgctctcGCGGTATCCGGATCCGGATCCGACGCGAGGGGCGGCTCGAAGGGAGGGGCTCGAAGTGAGGGGGCGCGTGTCGGCCGGCCACGGCGCTGCTGCTCCAGCGCATCGAGcagagcggccggcggccgccgtgtGCCTAGGCCGGCCCCGCTGGGCCGTATCCCATCACCTTCGACGCGGAGGAGGCAAGGTCAACTGTGAGGCGGTGGCGCGGGAGAGCATGCCAGCCGGGCTCCTCGACGTGCTGCGGGAGGCCAAGCGCAATGCTCCTATCCTTCCTCAAGTCGGACGCCATCCTCTCGCCGGCCTTCTAGCCCCAGTCCTTTGCCCCCATTGCCATTCCTCTCCAGGCTCCTCTGCTCCTCACCGTGTCTCTGACCCAGCCTCCGCGCTGCTCGCCCTCGCgttcctctccgccgccgccacagtggCGCCCTTGCCGCTCCTCCCCGCGGATGCCGCGGCCATCACTGCCCGGCTGCTCCTCGAATTTCCCACCTCCGAGGATGTGCCAAgaaggaaaaaggggaaaagggagGAAGCAAATAATGGAGGGATCAGGGACGTGGTGCGGAGCTTCAAGGAGGAGCAGGTCGAGGAGCTGGAGCGAATGAAGGTCGCTTTCAGGAGCAGGCCTGTCAGGAATGCTGCTGCACGGCAAGTCCGATCACTCATGGATTTCCTCAAG GCCTCCGAAGATGAAGTCATTGTTTCTGATTGCGGACTGCAGGATCTGTCAATTAAGCCCTTTCTTGATTCCCTAATATCATAA